In Canis lupus familiaris isolate Mischka breed German Shepherd chromosome 5, alternate assembly UU_Cfam_GSD_1.0, whole genome shotgun sequence, a genomic segment contains:
- the B3GNT9 gene encoding UDP-GlcNAc:betaGal beta-1,3-N-acetylglucosaminyltransferase 9 isoform X2, with the protein MRRRLRLRGDASLTLLLGTALGLLLYAQREGAAPTTGAPRPQGEAEPGPTPGLRVFPAPDAGAAAAPPAYEGDTPEPPTPTGPFDFGRYLRAKDQRRFPLLINQPHKCRGDGSPAGGPDLLIAVKSVAADFERRQAVRQTWGAEGRVQGALVRRVFLLGVPRGAGTDGADAEGEGPRSHWPALLRAESRAYADILLWAFDDTFFNLTLKEIHFLAWASAYCPQVRFVFKGDADVFVHVGNLLAFLAPRDPAQDLLAGDVIVQARPIRTRASKYYIPEAVYGLPAYPAYAGGGGFVLSGVTLRRLADACAQVELFPIDDVFLGMCLQRLRLTPEPHPAFRTFGIPRPSAAPHLRTFDPCFYRELVVVHGLSASDMWLMWRLLNGPQGPACARPWPVAAGSFQWGP; encoded by the coding sequence ATGAGGCGGAGGCTGCGCCTCCGCGGGGACGCGTCTCTCACGCTGCTCCTGGGCACCGCCCTCGGCCTCCTTCTCTACGCGCAGCGCGAGGGCGCGGCCCCGACGACCGGCGCCCCCCGGCCGCAAGGGGAGGCCGAGCCGGGGCCCACCCCAGGCCTCCGCGTCTTCCCGGCCCCGGACGCAggcgccgccgcggccccgccggcCTACGAAGGGGACACGCCGGAGCCGCCCACACCCACGGGGCCCTTTGACTTTGGCCGCTACCTGCGCGCCAAGGACCAGCGGCGCTTCCCCCTGCTCATCAACCAGCCGCACAAGTGCCGAGGGGATGGCTCGCCCGCGGGGGGACCCGACCTGCTCATCGCCGTCAAGTCGGTGGCGGCGGATTTCGAGCGGCGCCAAGCCGTGCGCCAGACGTGGGGTGCTGAGGGTCGCGTGCAGGGGGCGCTCGTGCGCCGCGTGTTCCTGCTGGGCGTGCCCCGGGGCGCGGGCACCGACGGGGCCGACGCCGAGGGGGAAGGCCCACGGAGCCACTGGCCTGCCCTGCTGCGTGCCGAGAGCCGCGCCTACGCGGACATCCTCCTCTGGGCGTTCGACGACACGTTCTTCAACCTAACGCTCAAGGAGATCCACTTCCTGGCCTGGGCCTCGGCCTACTGCCCCCAGGTGCGCTTCGTTTTTAAGGGCGACGCAGACGTGTTTGTGCACGTGGGAAACCTGCTGGCGTTCCTGGCGCCGCGGGACCCGGCGCAGGACCTGCTCGCGGGTGATGTGATCGTGCAGGCGCGTCCAATCCGCACGCGGGCCAGCAAGTACTACATCCCGGAGGCTGTGTACGGCCTGCCCGCCTACCCAGCCTACGCGGGTGGTGGCGGCTTTGTGCTCTCGGGGGTCACGCTGCGTCGCCTGGCCGACGCCTGCGCGCAGGTTGAGCTTTTCCCCATTGACGACGTGTTTCTGGGTATGTGCCTCCAGCGCCTTCGGCTCACACCCGAGCCTCACCCTGCTTTCCGCACCTTTGGCATCCCTCGTCCTTCAGCCGCGCCGCACTTGCGCACCTTTGACCCCTGCTTTTACCGAGAGCTGGTGGTAGTGCACGGGCTCTCGGCCTCGGACATGTGGCTTATGTGGCGCCTACTGAACGGGCCCCAAGGGCCAGCCTGCGCCCGTCCATGGCCTGTCGCTGCTGGCTCTTTCCAGTGGGGCCCCTAG
- the B3GNT9 gene encoding UDP-GlcNAc:betaGal beta-1,3-N-acetylglucosaminyltransferase 9 isoform X1 yields MSRRAQLEGHVAAAAAPPSCQRCIWPRPRPWLPLGPRAEPRRPWRPGPRRSQGTSVQDPKERRGGAGASRSDMRRRLRLRGDASLTLLLGTALGLLLYAQREGAAPTTGAPRPQGEAEPGPTPGLRVFPAPDAGAAAAPPAYEGDTPEPPTPTGPFDFGRYLRAKDQRRFPLLINQPHKCRGDGSPAGGPDLLIAVKSVAADFERRQAVRQTWGAEGRVQGALVRRVFLLGVPRGAGTDGADAEGEGPRSHWPALLRAESRAYADILLWAFDDTFFNLTLKEIHFLAWASAYCPQVRFVFKGDADVFVHVGNLLAFLAPRDPAQDLLAGDVIVQARPIRTRASKYYIPEAVYGLPAYPAYAGGGGFVLSGVTLRRLADACAQVELFPIDDVFLGMCLQRLRLTPEPHPAFRTFGIPRPSAAPHLRTFDPCFYRELVVVHGLSASDMWLMWRLLNGPQGPACARPWPVAAGSFQWGP; encoded by the exons ATGTCCAGGCGCGCACAGCTGGAGGGTCACgtggcggcggccgcggcccccCCTTCCTGCCAACGCTGCATTTGGCCCAGGCCCCGTCCCTGGCTGCCCTTGGGACCCCGCGCCGAGCCCCGGAGGCCCTGGCGTCCGGGGCCGCGCCGCTCCCAAGGGACAAGCGTGCAGGACCCCAAGGAGCGACGTG GGGGCGCGGGCGCCAGCCGCTCGGACATGAGGCGGAGGCTGCGCCTCCGCGGGGACGCGTCTCTCACGCTGCTCCTGGGCACCGCCCTCGGCCTCCTTCTCTACGCGCAGCGCGAGGGCGCGGCCCCGACGACCGGCGCCCCCCGGCCGCAAGGGGAGGCCGAGCCGGGGCCCACCCCAGGCCTCCGCGTCTTCCCGGCCCCGGACGCAggcgccgccgcggccccgccggcCTACGAAGGGGACACGCCGGAGCCGCCCACACCCACGGGGCCCTTTGACTTTGGCCGCTACCTGCGCGCCAAGGACCAGCGGCGCTTCCCCCTGCTCATCAACCAGCCGCACAAGTGCCGAGGGGATGGCTCGCCCGCGGGGGGACCCGACCTGCTCATCGCCGTCAAGTCGGTGGCGGCGGATTTCGAGCGGCGCCAAGCCGTGCGCCAGACGTGGGGTGCTGAGGGTCGCGTGCAGGGGGCGCTCGTGCGCCGCGTGTTCCTGCTGGGCGTGCCCCGGGGCGCGGGCACCGACGGGGCCGACGCCGAGGGGGAAGGCCCACGGAGCCACTGGCCTGCCCTGCTGCGTGCCGAGAGCCGCGCCTACGCGGACATCCTCCTCTGGGCGTTCGACGACACGTTCTTCAACCTAACGCTCAAGGAGATCCACTTCCTGGCCTGGGCCTCGGCCTACTGCCCCCAGGTGCGCTTCGTTTTTAAGGGCGACGCAGACGTGTTTGTGCACGTGGGAAACCTGCTGGCGTTCCTGGCGCCGCGGGACCCGGCGCAGGACCTGCTCGCGGGTGATGTGATCGTGCAGGCGCGTCCAATCCGCACGCGGGCCAGCAAGTACTACATCCCGGAGGCTGTGTACGGCCTGCCCGCCTACCCAGCCTACGCGGGTGGTGGCGGCTTTGTGCTCTCGGGGGTCACGCTGCGTCGCCTGGCCGACGCCTGCGCGCAGGTTGAGCTTTTCCCCATTGACGACGTGTTTCTGGGTATGTGCCTCCAGCGCCTTCGGCTCACACCCGAGCCTCACCCTGCTTTCCGCACCTTTGGCATCCCTCGTCCTTCAGCCGCGCCGCACTTGCGCACCTTTGACCCCTGCTTTTACCGAGAGCTGGTGGTAGTGCACGGGCTCTCGGCCTCGGACATGTGGCTTATGTGGCGCCTACTGAACGGGCCCCAAGGGCCAGCCTGCGCCCGTCCATGGCCTGTCGCTGCTGGCTCTTTCCAGTGGGGCCCCTAG